The following is a genomic window from Variovorax paradoxus.
CCCAAAGGCTACAAGGGCGACTTCTACGAAGACGCCAAGCAGTTCATGGCCAGCCGCATCCACCTGGCCGACGTGTTCACGCGCAAGCTCGCGCTCATGCCCTTCGACATGACCAACCCGGTATGGGTGGAAGACGACGACATCGACCTCGACTACCACGTGCGCCACATCACGCTGCCCAAGCCCGGCACCAACCGGCAACTGCAGCAATACGTGGCGCGGCTGCATTCCACGCTCATCGACCGCAGCCGCCCGATGTGGGAGTTCTTCATCATCGACGGGCTCAAGAGCGGCCAGGTGGCGCTGTACACCAAGGTGCACCATGCGGGCATCGACGGGCAGGCCGGCGTGGCGCTCGGCAAGGCCATCTTCGACCTGGAGGCGACGGGGCGCGTGGTGAAGCCGCCGCGCGCACGCCCACGCAGCAGCGGCTACCAGCTTGGCATGGCCGAGCTCGCGACCGCGGCGCTGCGCAACACGGCGCAGCAGTACGTCAAGCTCTTCAAGATGGCGCCGGCCATTGCGCGGGCGCTCGGCGGCCTGGCCAAGCCCGACGAAAAGGCGGCCGAGAAAGACGCCGCCACCGCGCCGAAGAAGTTCAACCTCTTTGCGCCGCGCACCTCGCTGAACGTGTCGATCACCAACCAGCGCACGTTTGCAGGCCGCACCATCTCGCTGGCCGAGACCAAGCACATTGCCAAGCACTTCGGCGTGTCGCTCAACGACGTGGTCATGGCCACGGTGGCCGGCGCGCTGCGCCACTACCTGGCCGACAACAACGAGCTGCCCGCCAAGCCGCTGGTGGCCGGCGTGCCCGTGAGCCTGCGCGAAGCGGGCGACGACACGGCCAACAACCAGGCCAGCATGATCCTGGTGAGCCTGGCCACCGACATTACCGACCCGGTGCAGCGGCTGAAGGCCATCAACGCGTCGTCGAATGCATCGAAGTCGACGATGAACCGTTTCAAGGCCATGATCCTGGACGACTTTCCGACCTTTGCTGCGCCCTGGCTGGTGTCGGGCATCGCGTCGATGGTCGGCCGCTCGGGGCTTGTGAACCTGCTGCCGCCGGCGGCCAACGTGGCCATTTCGAACGTGGCGGGCGCGCCGTTCCCCATGTACTTTGCGGGCGCACTGGTCACCAGCTACTACCCGGTGTCCATCGCGAGCCACGGCACGGCGCTGAACGTGACGGTGCAGAGCTACAACGGGCGCATGGACTACGGCCTCATTGCCTGCCGCCGGGCGGTGCCGGACATCACCGAGATCGGCGACTACATGCTGGCCGAGCACAAGCTGCTGATGGACCTGACGCAGACGCATCCGGCGGCTGCGGGTGCGGCGCCCGCGAAGGCTGCGGCCGCTCCTGAGCCGGCACCTGTCGTGAAGGCTGCGGCCAAGCCCGCAGCAAAGGCTGCCCCGAAAGCCGTGCCG
Proteins encoded in this region:
- a CDS encoding WS/DGAT/MGAT family O-acyltransferase; its protein translation is MKHLSGLDATFLHLETPEMPMHVGSLNVLDLPKGYKGDFYEDAKQFMASRIHLADVFTRKLALMPFDMTNPVWVEDDDIDLDYHVRHITLPKPGTNRQLQQYVARLHSTLIDRSRPMWEFFIIDGLKSGQVALYTKVHHAGIDGQAGVALGKAIFDLEATGRVVKPPRARPRSSGYQLGMAELATAALRNTAQQYVKLFKMAPAIARALGGLAKPDEKAAEKDAATAPKKFNLFAPRTSLNVSITNQRTFAGRTISLAETKHIAKHFGVSLNDVVMATVAGALRHYLADNNELPAKPLVAGVPVSLREAGDDTANNQASMILVSLATDITDPVQRLKAINASSNASKSTMNRFKAMILDDFPTFAAPWLVSGIASMVGRSGLVNLLPPAANVAISNVAGAPFPMYFAGALVTSYYPVSIASHGTALNVTVQSYNGRMDYGLIACRRAVPDITEIGDYMLAEHKLLMDLTQTHPAAAGAAPAKAAAAPEPAPVVKAAAKPAAKAAPKAVPKPAAKKVAAKKPAAVKTTAAKAPARKAPIKTVPGKAAPRKPAAPVKRARTAAAA